The Microbacterium luteum nucleotide sequence AAGTACCTCGGTCCCGTGGACGGCCACGACCTCGAGGCGCTCCTGGAAACCCTCGAACTCGCGAAGGCCTTCGGCGCGCCGGTCATCGTGCACGCGATCACCGAGAAGGGACGCGGGTTCCGGCCCGCGGTCGAAGACGAAGCCGATCAGTTCCACGCGGTCGGCAGGATCGATCCGATCACCGGCGAGACCATCGGCAGCGCCGGCGGAACGTGGACCGATGTCTTCTCCCGCGAGCTGCTCGACGTCGGTGGCGAGCGCGACGACGTCATCGCGATGACCGCGGCCATGCTGCGGCCGACCGGCCTGCTGCCGTTCTCGCAGCGGTTCCCCGATCGCGTGTACGACGTCGGCATCGCCGAGCAGCACGCCGTCGCCTCGGCCGCCGGCCTCGCCTACGGCGGGCTGCACCCTGTCGTGGCCATCTACGCGACCTTCATGAACCGGGCGTTCGATCAGATGCTGATGGATGTCGGACTCCACAGAGCGGGTGTGACGTTCGTGCTGGACCGGGCGGGGGTGACCGGCCCCGACGGGCCCAGCCATCACGGCATCTGGGATCTCGCGATGCTGCAGATCGTTCCGCACATCCGCATCGCCGTGCCACGGGACGCGGAGCGCCTCCGTGAGGAGTTCCGTGAAGCGCTGACCGTCGAGGACGCGCCGACCGTGGTCAGGTTCCCCAAGGGCGCGGTGGCGCCGGACCTGCCTGCACTCGAACGGCTGCCGGACGGCGTCGACGTGCTCGCCCGCATCGACGAGCAGGATGTGCTGCTGGTCGGGATCGGCCCGATGGCACACGTCGCCGTGGAGGTCGCCGAGCGCCTGCGGGCGCAGGGGATCGGCTCGACCGTGATCGACCCGCGGTGGGCGATCCCGGTGCAGCGTTCGGTGATCGACCTCGCGGCGACGCATCGGCTCGTGATCACGATCGAGGACGGCATCCGCGTCGGAGGCATCGGCACGCGCGTCCGTCAGGTGCTTCGCGAGTCCGGGGTCGATACGGCGGTGGACGAGCTCGGGGTCCCCGACGAGTTCATCGATCACGCTGGTCGTGAGGAGATCCTGCGGGATGCCGGGCTCACCGCCGCGAAGATCGCGCAGGACGTGGTCGCCCAGGTGCTCGGCACACGCCTGCCCATCGCCCGCGGCGCGGGCGAGCCCGTGACTGAT carries:
- the dxs gene encoding 1-deoxy-D-xylulose-5-phosphate synthase — its product is MAILPSIRGPRDLDRLSVAQLRQLAEEVRAFLVENVSRTGGHLGPNLGVVELTIALHRVFDSPRDPFVFDTGHQSYVHKMLTGRQDFAGLRSRGGLAGYPQRAESEHDVVESSHASSSLSWADGISRALTRTGRDDRHVVAIVGDGSLTGGMTWEALNNISDDNDRRLVIVVNDNGRSYAPTIGGMARYLNKVRTADAYRSLRHGSASLFGRLGPAARAMYRGVRGGTHGFLSRFVNNDALYSNLDIKYLGPVDGHDLEALLETLELAKAFGAPVIVHAITEKGRGFRPAVEDEADQFHAVGRIDPITGETIGSAGGTWTDVFSRELLDVGGERDDVIAMTAAMLRPTGLLPFSQRFPDRVYDVGIAEQHAVASAAGLAYGGLHPVVAIYATFMNRAFDQMLMDVGLHRAGVTFVLDRAGVTGPDGPSHHGIWDLAMLQIVPHIRIAVPRDAERLREEFREALTVEDAPTVVRFPKGAVAPDLPALERLPDGVDVLARIDEQDVLLVGIGPMAHVAVEVAERLRAQGIGSTVIDPRWAIPVQRSVIDLAATHRLVITIEDGIRVGGIGTRVRQVLRESGVDTAVDELGVPDEFIDHAGREEILRDAGLTAAKIAQDVVAQVLGTRLPIARGAGEPVTDDIADLAGRSDED